In a single window of the Zea mays cultivar B73 chromosome 5, Zm-B73-REFERENCE-NAM-5.0, whole genome shotgun sequence genome:
- the LOC100276233 gene encoding uncharacterized protein LOC100276233: MADSPHSLFIFSAAQETPTAREHLLLAGRDLGLALCSLSLFFTSLSASSPVSMFGRHCALNGQNSMSTVLRRPCRQRAHPFGRVSCCRPGSDGSPSTTGREKKIESAS; the protein is encoded by the coding sequence ATGGCCGACTCCCCTCACTCTTTGTTCATTTTTTCTGCCGCACAAGAAACACCGACCGCTAGAGAGCATCTGCTCCTAGCCGGCCGCGACCTTGGGCTTGCTCTgtgctctctctctcttttctttaCTTCTCTCTCTGCGAGCTCTCCTGTCTCCATGTTCGGCCGACACTGTGCACTGAACGGCCAAAACTCCATGAGCACGGTACTCCGCAGACCTTGCCGCCAGCGAGCTCATCCCTTCGGGCGGGTGAGCTGCTGTCGGCCGGGATCTGATGGTAGTCCGAGCACGACGGGTCGAGAGAAAAAAATTGAGTCGGCCTCATGA